The following are from one region of the Coffea eugenioides isolate CCC68of chromosome 2, Ceug_1.0, whole genome shotgun sequence genome:
- the LOC113760962 gene encoding 21 kDa seed protein-like, producing the protein MKQSLLFLSFLLLNSFLSFAAEKPNPVLDHDGDEIRAGVEYYIVSSIRGAGGGGVTYGRSISNESCPLPVVQEKLDLLRGHPVTFTPVNSKEGVVRVSTDLNIKFSEATPVCNESNVWKLDFDEELGQHFILTNGVEGNPGCGTIHNWFKIEEAFDKTYRLVFCPTVCNICNVICKDVGVFSDRRLALGGTRPFTVFILKARSMKNADILKSISSAFRFK; encoded by the coding sequence atgaagCAGTCACTCctctttctttcatttcttctcttgaactctttcctttcttttgctgctGAAAAGCCTAACCCAGTGCTCGACCATGACGGGGACGAAATCCGCGCTGGTGTCGAGTACTACATCGTGTCCTCCATAAGGGGTGCTGGCGGTGGCGGCGTAACTTATGGCAGGAGCATCAGCAATGAAAGTTGCCCTCTGCCTGTTGTTCAGGAGAAACTTGATCTCTTACGAGGCCATCCAGTAACTTTTACACCGGTGAACTCAAAAGAAGGCGTGGTTCGTGTTTCCACTGATTTAAACATCAAGTTCTCTGAAGCAACACCTGTTTGCAATGAATCAAATGTGTGGAAGCTTGATTTTGACGAAGAACTTGGACAACACTTTATACTGACGAATGGAGTTGAAGGGAACCCCGGATGCGGAACCATACACAATTGGTTTAAGATTGAAGAGGCATTTGATAAAACTTATAGGCTTGTTTTCTGTCCCACGGTTTGCAACATCTGTAATGTGATTTGCAAAGATGTTGGCGTCTTTTCTGATCGGCGACTGGCTTTGGGTGGCACTAGGCCTTTCACGGTTTTTATCCTAAAGGCTCGAAGCATGAAAAATGCAGATATTCTTAAGTCCATTTCCTCTGCTTTCCGTTTTAAGTAA
- the LOC113759721 gene encoding enoyl-CoA delta isomerase 1, peroxisomal-like, with translation MPTIAAINGYTQEAGVMLGLSHDYLTLKKGIRCLQLSLLAKQMALPAYFAALIRSKVAYPLAYRNFVLCDLHYDTKAAAKIHILETKPEPGNNALNGNNNHASNTAYEKRNNHNSKMTIDKY, from the exons ATGCCCACAATTGCGGCCATCAATGGCTACACGCAAGAAGCAGGGGTGATGCTTGGTCTCAGCCATGACTATCTCACCCTGAAGAAAGGTATCCGTTGCCTACAACTAAGTTTGTTGGCCAAACAGATGGCTTTACCAGCCTACTTCGCGGCTTTGATTAGGTCAAAGGTTGCCTACCCTCTGGCTTACCGTAACTTTGTCTTGTGCGACTTACACTACGATACAAAAGCAGCAGCAAAAATCCATATTTTAGAAACGAAGCCTGAGCCTGGAAACAATGCGCT GAATGGAAACAACAATCATGCTAGTAATACTGCTTACGAAAAAAGAAACAACCATAATAGTAAGATGACAATTGACAAGTATTAA